The following nucleotide sequence is from Pseudomonadales bacterium.
CGTCATCGATCGATGCGCGAATTTTAGGTGCGATGCCGCGGCCGTTACCGGCAAAAATGCCAGCCTCGGTTAAGCCTTTTACGCATAGCTTGCCGCGGTTAACGTCGGCGCCGCCAACGCCACGTGTGGTCACTGGCGTACCTTCACTGTCGAGGCCCACTTCTATTGAGCAGCCAACAGAGCAGTAGCCACAGGTGGTGTATTTCCAGTCGACCTGGCCTTTGTTGTTTATGATAATTGGATTTTTATTTTTACGCCCAAATAGCATATGCATTCCAAAGCAAAGTTTTAACCAGTGTCAAAACTTTGCGGTTAAAAAATAATTTGCTCAATAGCTAAAGTGAGGGGGCACATAAAAACACCTGGAGGTTATTCAATGTGTTAGCTATTGAACAAAGTACTTTCGTACTTTAATGCCCCACAAGCAGAGGCAAACTTTCTATCAGCAATTAATCTGAATACGATCGCCCTCAAGCCGAACCGGCCAGGTTTTAATGCTGACAGACTCATCTTCTAAGCACTGACCTGTAGTTAGATCAAAATGCTGTTTATAAATTGGCGATGCGATGATGTCGGCACCATTTAGACAGCCTGCAATGCCGCGTGATAACACATTGGCTTTGCTAAAAGGGTCAAAGTTGTCAACCGCAAAGATTTTCTCTTCGCCATGCTTTGTAAGGCGGAAGATGGCAACTTGATGACCCTTAACCAGTGCACATCGGCCACCGCCTAACAGCACATCTCGTTTGTTACAAATA
It contains:
- the nirD gene encoding nitrite reductase small subunit NirD, with product MAWSDICNKRDVLLGGGRCALVKGHQVAIFRLTKHGEEKIFAVDNFDPFSKANVLSRGIAGCLNGADIIASPIYKQHFDLTTGQCLEDESVSIKTWPVRLEGDRIQINC